One Streptomyces lincolnensis genomic region harbors:
- a CDS encoding SIS domain-containing protein, which produces MGDTGGTDFTTGGTLSDRFFDAAIRLLERARDEEAETVRAAGGLLADTVASGGRLFAFGAGHSSLAAQDVVYRAGGLALMNLLAAPGLVGVDVMPATLGSALERVDGLATAVLDSSPLRAGDALVIISLSGRNALPVEMAMRARELGVRVIGVTSVAYAAETSPRHSSGTFLKDHCDIVLDSKIAIGDAELTLDTVPAPFAPASTVVTSALLQAVMATAAGALADRGIDPPLLRSGNVDGGLAWNDEVFEKYGERIFYRR; this is translated from the coding sequence ATGGGCGACACGGGCGGCACGGATTTCACGACCGGGGGCACGCTGTCCGACCGGTTCTTCGACGCCGCGATCCGCCTGCTGGAACGGGCCCGGGACGAGGAGGCCGAGACCGTCCGGGCGGCCGGCGGGCTCCTCGCCGACACCGTCGCCTCCGGCGGGCGCCTGTTCGCCTTCGGCGCCGGGCACTCCTCGCTCGCCGCACAGGACGTCGTCTACCGCGCCGGCGGACTCGCCCTGATGAACCTGCTGGCCGCGCCCGGTCTCGTCGGCGTCGACGTGATGCCCGCCACGCTCGGCTCCGCCCTGGAACGCGTCGACGGCCTCGCCACCGCCGTCCTGGACTCCTCGCCCCTGCGCGCGGGCGACGCCCTCGTGATCATCTCGCTCTCCGGACGCAACGCGCTGCCCGTGGAGATGGCGATGCGGGCCCGTGAGCTGGGCGTCCGCGTGATCGGCGTGACCTCCGTGGCCTACGCCGCCGAGACCTCCCCCCGGCACTCCTCCGGCACCTTCCTCAAGGACCACTGCGACATCGTCCTCGACTCCAAGATCGCCATCGGCGACGCCGAGCTCACCCTCGACACCGTCCCGGCCCCCTTCGCCCCCGCCTCCACCGTCGTCACCTCCGCCCTCCTCCAGGCCGTCATGGCCACCGCGGCGGGCGCCCTGGCCGACCGGGGCATCGACCCGCCCCTGCTGCGGTCGGGGAACGTGGACGGGGGGCTGGCCTGGAACGACGAGGTGTTCGAGAAGTACGGGGAGCGGATCTTCTATCGGCGGTGA